A single window of Salvia splendens isolate huo1 chromosome 6, SspV2, whole genome shotgun sequence DNA harbors:
- the LOC121808382 gene encoding TIMELESS-interacting protein-like, whose amino-acid sequence MDCYKYKHHRHRGRMSGGAVPTGCYKCGRPGHWSRDCPSDPNTSETNNNGNQRSDLDPSSKSASRPPLAPQKLKQKPPRKVRPKLTPDLLLSDAGIGHILRYFPPALKCRGRGHEVDDLRHLLRMYADWHSRLLPYYNFEQFLDKVERVGSSKRVKVCLRDLRDKVSNGVDPTKLQEDPVQQDSVDEQDTSGHDMPCDTQENNNMQTGDDNDFQEDMPQSIWEEATQEPSQPVVADTSRAEEVQNQTVEANPSTSNSTYVMTEEQKARMEANRLRALERAAARALSKQA is encoded by the exons ATGGACTGTTACAAATATAAG CACCACCGCCACCGAGGAAGAATGAGCGGCGGCGCAGTCCCAACCGGGTGCTACAAGTGTGGCCGTCCCGGCCACTGGTCTCGCGACTGTCCCTCCGATCCCAACACCTCCGAAACAAACAACAATGGCAACCAACGTTCCGACCTGGATCCGAGCTCAAAGTCCGCGTCCAGGCCCCCTCTCGCTCCACAGAAGCTCAAGCAGAAGCCACCGAGAAAAGTCAGGCCAAAGCTTACTCCCGATCTGCTCCTCTCCGACGCCGGCATCGGCCACATCCTCCGCTACTTCCCGCCCGCTCTCAAATGCCGCGGCCGCGGCCACGAG GTTGATGATCTGCGGCACCTACTTCGGATGTATGCTGACTGGCACTCACGATTACTTCCCTATTATAACTTCGAACAATTTTTAGATAAGGTGGAACGAGTGGGAAGTTCAAAGCGTGTCAAG GTGTGTCTTAGAGATCTACGTGACAAAGTTTCCAATGGAGTAGACCCCACGAAGCTGCAGGAGGATCCAGTTCAGCAAGACTCAGTTGATGAACAAG ATACAAGTGGCCACGACATGCCATGCGATACCCAGGAGAATAATAATATGCAAACCGGAGATGATAATGATTTTCAAGAAGACATGCCTCAAAGCATCTGGGAGGAAGCCACTCAA GAACCTTCTCAGCCTGTTGTTGCTGATACGTCTAGAGCGGAGGAGGTGCAGAACCAGACAGTGGAAGCAAACCCCAGTACCTCTAATAGTACATATGTAATGACGGAAGAGCAAAAGGCGCGCATGGAAGCTAACAGATTGAGAGCATTGGAGAGGGCAGCTGCTAGAGCCCTCTCTAAACAGGCTTGA
- the LOC121806651 gene encoding tobamovirus multiplication protein 3-like has translation MSDNQPVPEALADMLSRSTAPLALLLNDAVNWWDTVNKSVVWQDRIFHLLAALYGFVTAIALVQLVRIQLRVPEYGWTTQKVFHFLNFLVNAVRSLVFIFRRNIQDLEPEIFQHVMLGLPSLAFFTTYALLVLFWAEIYYQARAVSTDWLGPTFYTINGVVYAIQIILWVVQWWKPIHATVVLSKMFFAGVSLFAALGFILYGGRLFLMLQRFPVESKGRHKKLQEVGYMTTICFSCFLIRCIMMCFNALQTAADLDVVDHPVLNFIYYFLVEILPSALILFILRKLPPRRGITQYHPIR, from the exons ATGTCCGACAATCAACCGGTACCGGAGGCACTGGCGGATATGCTGAGCCGATCCACGGCGCCGCTCGCTCTTCTCCTCAACGACGCCGTCAACTGGTGGGACACCGTCAACAAGTCTGTCGTCTGGCAGGATCGTATTTTCCACCTCCTCGCCGCGCTCTATGGATTCGTCACCGCTATTGCTCTT GTACAATTGGTAAGGATACAATTGAGAGTACCAGAGTATGGTTGGACAACTCAGAAAGTATTCCATTTCCTCAACTTCTTGGTTAATGCAG TGCGAAGCTTAGTGTTTATATTCCGAAGGAACATTCAAGATTTAGAGCCGGAG ATTTTCCAACATGTAATGCTTGGCCTGCCGAGTCTCGCCTTCTTCACTACTTATGCACTATTAGTGTTGTTCTGGGCAGAGATTTATTATCAG GCTCGTGCGGTATCAACTGATTGGCTGGGCCCCACTTTTTACACAATCAACGGTGTGGTGTATGCCATTCAG ATAATTTTATGGGTAGTCCAGTGGTGGAAGCCCATACATGCAACTGTCGTTCTGTCGAAAATGTTCTTTGCAG GTGTTTCTTTATTTGCGGCCTTGGGATTTATTCTCTATGGTGGAAG GCTGTTCTTGATGTTACAACGATTCCCCGTAGAATCAAAAGGACGACACAAGAAACTACAGGAG GTTGGCTACATGACCACGATATGCTTTTCGTGTTTTCTCATTCGATGTATTATG ATGTGCTTTAATGCGTTGCAGACAGCAGCAGATCTAGATGTTGTGGATCACCCTGTGTTgaatttcatatattatttc CTGGTGGAGATCTTGCCTTCAGCACTCATCCTGTTTATACTGAGGAAGCTGCCCCCGAGACGCGGGATCACACAATATCATCCAATCCGGTAA